In one Lycium barbarum isolate Lr01 chromosome 7, ASM1917538v2, whole genome shotgun sequence genomic region, the following are encoded:
- the LOC132601409 gene encoding uncharacterized protein LOC132601409: MGPRKVVETAIENPFAIAQEQFEDLAAQQLEIKTAMEQKHQEMREEMDRRQAELLLVVNALKSSIDGIHLHQRSKEPVSSSTSKEANPLHGAGILGSNPYSNGNNRSHNLLFPRFNGENLKTWLYRLEQYFSVDDTPVNHRIRLVAMNLEDEALAWHQSYLKCRETTVLPGWDEYLLALTETFGDDYANPMMELKQLRQTGTVREFQFAFDRLLSQCNLSNEQAISCFLGGLKEELIGPILMHEPQTLSKVYRLARLAEGTMNANARNQKLTGMSSNVVKRDNSSPRNVTSNYQQNTRLPLPVTNTHSNLKPRRTISPAEMQAKRAQGLCFWCDDKFTPGHKCNLPKQLFVLEMEEGEPDKGIEVLEQSEEDGGRDKWSNTEVTTPLISFCALNGLQGAQTIHVVGYHEKRPIQILLDGGSTHNFIDVNAVKKLGCTVIPTPPSNVSLGNSSVETTSGLVKDFKWMMNGTTYCLDLIVFPVGKYDVVLGALWMKGLGPITTDYTKLTMSFDYQGKHQVLKGVNEECKLTSPKSVNKKQGPDVQFFMLQLLPREVKAEVHPHLDSLHLPQVTEMPVVLSALLHQYQQIFAEPTTLPPQRGVFDHRIPLQPGAQPVNLRPYRYPSMKKDIIEKLVQDMLNQGVIQHSSSPFSSPVVLVGKKDGSWRLCVDYRGLNRCTIKDKFPIPIIDDLLDELSSASIFSKVDLRSGYHQIRMVGEDIQKTAFKTHMGHYEFLVMPFGLTNAPSTFQCLMNHVFQQYLRKFVLVFFDDILIYSVNLQDHVIHLQLVFDLMVKHQLLAKYSKCVFGVPKVEYLGHFISAKGVATDPRKIVAVQEWPVPKTLKQLRGFLGLAGYYRKFIQGYGCISRPLTDLLKKDNFTWSEAAAQAFLDLKVALTTAPVLALPNYSLPFVVETDASGNGIGAVLMQAGHPIAYISKGLAVSHAAFSVYEKELLALVFAVTKWSHYLLGHHFIVKTDQKALKYLLEQKLHTDSQIRWLAKLLPFDFEIQYKKGKENVAADSLSRM; the protein is encoded by the coding sequence ATGGGTCCCCGTAAGGTAGTTGAGACTGCTATAGAGAATCCCTTCGCAATTGCACAAGAGCAGTTTGAAGATCTAGCTGCTCAGCAACTAGAGATTAAAACAGCTATGGAGCAGAAGCATCAGGAAATGCGTGAAGAGATGGATCGCAGACAAGCTGAGCTACTCCTAGTTGTCAATGCATTGAAGAGCTCCATTGATGGAATTCATCTTCATCAGAGGTCAAAGGAACCagtttcttcttcaacttccaaGGAGGCCAATCCCTTGCATGGTGCGGGTATATTAGGATCTAATCCCTATTCTAATGGTAACAATCGCAGTCATAATTTGTTGTTCCCTCGATTTAATGGAGAGAATTTAAAAACATGGCTGTATAGACTAGAGCAGTACTTTTCTGTGGATGACACACCTGTTAATCATAGAATTAGGTTGGTAGCTATGAATCTGGAAGATGAAGCACTAGCGTGGCATCAGTCTTATCTGAAATGTAGGGAAACGACTGTGTTACCTGGTTGGGATGAGTATCTGCTGGCACTAACTGAAACATTTGGGGATGATTATGCTAACCCAATGATGGAATTGAAGCAACTGAGACAAACAGGAACAGTAAGAGAATTTCAGTTTGCATTTGACAGGTTACTATCACAATGTAATCTATCTAATGAACAAGCTATTTCGTGTTTCCTGGGAGGACTAAAAGAAGAGTTGATTGGACCTATTTTGATGCATGAGCCTCAAACTCTTTCTAAGGTATACAGGTTAGCTAGATTAGCTGAAGGGACTATGAATGCTAATGCTAGAAATCAGAAACTGACTGGTATGTCTAGCAATGTTGTGAAGAGAGATAATTCAAGCCCTAGAAATGTTACTTCCAATTACCAGCAGAATACAAGGCTACCCTTACCTGTTACTAATACTCATAGCAACCTTAAGCCTAGAAGGACCATATCACCAGCTGAGATGCAAGCTAAGAGGGCTCAAGGCTTGTGTTTTTGGTGTGATGATAAATTCACACCTGGCCACAAGTGTAATTTGCCAAAGCAACTATTTGTGTTAGAAATGGAAGAAGGTGAACCAGACAAGGGTATAGAGGTGTTAGAGCAAAGTGAAGAGGATGGGGGAAGGGATAAATGGTCAAATACAGAAGTGACCACCCCCCTGATCTCTTTCTGTGCACTAAATGGGTTGCAAGGAGCTCAAACCATCCATGTAGTTGGTTATCATGAGAAGAGGCCTATCCAGATTTTGTTAGATGGAGGAAGTACTCACAATTTCATAGATGTTAATGCTGTGAAGAAGCTGGGTTGTACTGTCATTCCCACACCTCCAAGTAATGTCAGCTTGGGTAACAGTTCAGTAGAAACAACTTCTGGTTTAGTCAAGGACTTCAAGTGGATGATGAATGGCACCACCTACTGCCTTGATCTAATAGTATTCCCTGTAGGGAAATATGATGTGGTTTTGGGTGCCTTGTGGATGAAAGGTTTAGGCCCTATCACTACAGATTACACTAAGCTGACTATGTCATTTGATTATCAGGGTAAACACCAGGTGCTGAAGGGAGTCAATGAGGAATGCAAGTTGACTAGTCCTAAATCTGTGAACAAGAAACAAGGACCTGATGTTCAGTTCTTTATGCTGCAGCTACTCCCTAGGGAAGTCAAAGCTGAAGTACATCCTCACCTTGACTCTTTACATCTGCCACAGGTCACTGAGATGCCTGTAGTTTTGAGTGCACTCCTTCACCAGTACCAACAGATCTTTGCAGAACCAACCACTCTTCCTCCTCAGAGGGGAGTATTTGACCACAGAATTCCCCTTCAACCAGGAGCTCAACCTGTCAACCTAAGACCCTATAGGTACCCTTCTATGAAGAAAGATATCATAGAGAAGTTGGTGCAAGATATGTTAAATCAAGGGGTTATTCAGCATAGCAGCAGTCCCTTCTCTTCTCCTGTGGTATTAGTGGGCAAAAAGGATGGAAGCTGGAGGTTGTGTGTGGACTATAGGGGACTGAATAGATGCACCATTAAAGATAAGTTTCCTATACCAATTATTGATGATTTACTTGATGAATTATCTAGTGCATCAATCTTCTCTAAGGTAGACTtaagatcaggctaccatcaaaTCAGGATGGTGGGTGAGGACATTCAGAAAACTGCATTTAAGACTCATATGGGTCATTATGAGTTCTTAGTCATGCCCTTTGGCCTTACTAATGCACCCTCCACTTTTCAAtgtttgatgaatcatgttttTCAGCAGTATCTAAGGAAATTTGTTCTTGTCTTCTTTGATGATATTCTCATTTATAGTGTGAACCTCCAAGATCATGTTATCCATCTACAGTTAGTGTTTGATCTCATGGTGAAACATCAACTACTAGCTAAGTATTCTAAGTGTGTTTTTGGGGTCCCTAAGGTTGAGTACTTGGGCCATTTCATATCTGCTAAAGGTGTTGCTACTGATCCTAGGAAGATAGTAGCAGTACAAGAGTGGCCAGTTCCAAAAACTCTCAAACAACTAAGAGGGTTCCTTGGACTAGCTGGATATTACAGGAAATTTATTCAAGGCTATGGGTGCATAAGCAGGCCCTTAACAGACCTACTTAAGAAAGATAACTTCACATGGTCTGAAGCTGCTGCACAGGCTTTCCTTGATCTCAAGGTTGCTCTCACAACTGCACCAGTATTGGCTCTACCTAACTACTCACTACCTTTTGTAGTTGAGACTGATGCCAGTGGGAATGGCATTGGTGCGGTGTTGATGCAAGCTGGTCATCCAATTGCCTACATTAGTAAAGGGTTGGCTGTTTCACATGCAGCATTTTCTGTCTATGAGAAGGAACTCTTAGCCTTGGTTTTTGCTGTCACTAAGTGGTCTCACTATTTGCTGGGGCACCACTTTATTGTTAAAACTGATCAAAaggccttaaaatacttgttggAGCAAAAACTCCACACTGATTCTCAGATCAGGTGGTTAGCCAAGTTACTTccttttgattttgaaattcagTACAAGAAAGGCAAGGAAAATGTAGCTGCTGATTCTCTTTCAAGAATGTAA